One window of Pseudomonas sp. ML2-2023-3 genomic DNA carries:
- a CDS encoding protease inhibitor I42 family protein has translation MLSARLIPLLGLSLLAACAQQPAHNVTVESQSDCPKQLHVGQHLIVSLPSNPTTGYRWAIQDSAGGVLRSLGPEVYTSSDDGQLLGSGGLSTWRFQVFAAGSGRLRLTSQQPWEPEAEPAHVFDCAITVN, from the coding sequence ATGCTTTCTGCACGCCTTATCCCTCTGCTTGGCCTCAGCCTGCTGGCGGCCTGCGCTCAACAGCCTGCACATAACGTTACTGTCGAATCACAAAGTGATTGCCCCAAGCAACTGCACGTAGGGCAGCATCTGATTGTGTCCCTGCCCAGCAACCCCACCACCGGTTATCGCTGGGCCATTCAGGACTCCGCGGGCGGCGTACTGCGCAGCCTGGGCCCGGAGGTCTACACAAGCAGCGACGATGGCCAGCTGCTGGGCAGTGGCGGGCTCTCGACCTGGCGCTTCCAGGTGTTTGCCGCAGGCAGCGGGCGCCTGCGCCTGACCTCGCAACAGCCATGGGAGCCCGAAGCCGAGCCCGCACACGTATTCGACTGCGCGATCACGGTGAACTGA
- the cmoA gene encoding carboxy-S-adenosyl-L-methionine synthase CmoA, giving the protein MSKEPDRIFAQPLAQVPDFAFNEDVVRVFPDMIKRSVPGYLTIVENLGVLAAQFAQPNSVLYDLGSSLGAVTQALRRHVRTEGCKVIAVDNSAAMVERCREYLNGQNSMFQELLPVEVIEGDILALEFEPASVVALNFTLQFIAPDERLALLGRIRQSLLPGGALILSEKLRFSDPEEHALLTELHVAFKRANGYSDLEIAQKRSAIENVMKPDSLEEHRERLLAAGFSKVVPWFQCLNFASLIALP; this is encoded by the coding sequence GTGAGCAAAGAACCCGACCGTATTTTCGCCCAGCCCCTGGCACAGGTGCCGGACTTCGCCTTCAACGAAGACGTGGTGCGGGTGTTCCCGGACATGATCAAGCGCTCGGTGCCCGGCTACCTGACGATTGTCGAAAACCTCGGCGTGCTCGCGGCACAATTTGCCCAGCCCAACAGCGTCCTGTACGACCTGGGCAGTTCGCTGGGTGCGGTGACCCAGGCCCTGCGCCGACACGTGCGCACCGAAGGCTGCAAGGTCATTGCGGTAGACAACTCGGCGGCGATGGTCGAGCGGTGCCGCGAATACCTCAATGGGCAGAACTCGATGTTTCAGGAGTTGTTGCCCGTTGAAGTGATCGAAGGTGACATCCTGGCGCTGGAATTTGAGCCCGCGTCAGTGGTTGCGCTGAATTTCACCCTGCAATTTATCGCCCCCGATGAGCGCCTGGCGCTGCTTGGACGGATTCGACAGTCGCTGCTGCCGGGCGGCGCCTTGATCCTCTCGGAAAAACTGCGCTTCAGTGATCCCGAAGAGCACGCGCTGTTGACCGAGCTGCACGTTGCCTTCAAACGTGCCAATGGCTACAGCGATCTGGAGATTGCGCAAAAACGCAGTGCCATCGAAAACGTCATGAAGCCCGATAGCCTCGAAGAACACCGCGAACGCCTGCTGGCGGCCGGGTTCTCGAAAGTCGTGCCGTGGT
- a CDS encoding lysoplasmalogenase — protein sequence MAWLILAVIGAGTYLYGLSTHDTLLCLLSKPVPVLMLLGWLQDAPASPYRRWISIGLLFSLLGDILLAWPQDLFVFGLGAFLFAHLAYLKAYLVDCRRPALLPLGLALLAGGSLLTVMASRGLGDLLIPVCVYALAISAMLWRALARLGTHVPGRSAWLAAAGAVAFVVSDSLIGIDRFVLPFSAAPYLIILTYWLGQWGIGASVRSQNSR from the coding sequence ATGGCGTGGCTGATCCTGGCGGTGATCGGCGCGGGCACTTACCTCTACGGTTTGAGCACCCATGACACGTTGCTCTGTTTACTGAGCAAACCGGTGCCCGTGCTGATGCTGCTCGGCTGGCTCCAGGACGCCCCGGCCAGCCCGTATCGACGCTGGATCAGCATCGGCCTGCTGTTTTCCTTGCTGGGTGACATTCTGCTGGCATGGCCCCAGGACCTGTTTGTGTTTGGCCTGGGCGCGTTTCTGTTCGCCCACCTGGCCTATCTCAAGGCCTACCTTGTGGACTGCCGGCGTCCGGCCTTGTTGCCTTTGGGGCTGGCGCTGCTCGCCGGAGGCAGCTTATTGACCGTAATGGCCTCCAGGGGCCTTGGGGATTTGCTGATCCCGGTGTGTGTCTACGCCCTGGCCATCAGCGCCATGTTGTGGCGCGCCCTCGCCCGCCTGGGCACCCACGTACCCGGGCGCTCGGCCTGGCTGGCAGCTGCGGGCGCGGTGGCGTTCGTGGTCTCGGACAGCCTGATCGGCATCGACCGCTTTGTGCTGCCTTTCAGCGCAGCGCCCTACCTGATCATTCTTACTTACTGGCTCGGCCAATGGGGCATTGGCGCCTCAGTCCGCTCACAGAACAGTCGCTGA